The window ATGAAAATTTATGTAAACTTTATCGTGAGGAGGAAATTTCCCATTGCGGGGTTTTTGAATGGGAGGGACTATTTTATACCAGATATGAATCCTTTACGAAGAAATTCTTTACAGTAAAGTTCCTTTACAAAATCTTTGGTATTGGGAAAATTGTAAGTAAATCTTGTTCTTCCTTAGATAAGGaagatttttatttgtatttattctCAAACAATCCTCATTTCCTTCTAATTTTTAGGTAAGACTTCTAAATAGATATGggaatagtaatattagaGATAGAATGAATGAAACAGGGTTTGAGAGTTAcattaatcaaatttcaAACATTCTTAATGAATCGTTTCCGCATATTCAGTCCCAGTTGGAAGGGTTTCTTGAAAAATTCAGAAGGGagatttcttttattatgtatgaatcaataattttaagaaGCCAAAACAACATAGCACACAAATTTGCATATAAAAATCTTTTTTCTCAAAACATCAAATTAATCCGAAATTTATATTTCCTTGGGTATTCTGACATTTTTCTTCAACTAGATAATTCCATTTTCTACAAAAATCTAAGCTATGATGACTCCCAAACACGTAATACTAACTTTACTGAACAGTCTGAATTCATCTCAAACACTTGGAAAGAACTTTTGtctttattcaaattaggCAATATTACCTCAAGTATTCATAATGATTTCTCAAACTCCAGAATTAACTTATGCTGCGACACATTTGATCTTTTCAACTTTAACCTAAACGAGCTCGAATTAATTGACATGTTTAATTGCTCCCTTACAAATAACAATATACTCCtttttggcgggaaatCTGAAATGCATGCAGACCAATATTTGCAttctgaaaatgaaaaattaaagaatgaaGGTGATGAGGGCCATGAAGATTATATTTCTGAAGATTTTGGTATTACAGATTGCAACTTTGATTTTCCTTATGAAAATTTTCATGCAATTTCAATCTCTAGAGTCAAGTGGCCAATTCGTATCATAGATGGCTTTAATCATATATTAGAATGCGTTTCTTCTGTAAACGTAGTTTCATCTTTATTGTTCGCAGCATCTAATAGTATTCCATTTATTGGCGATGGAATTTGTACTTCTCAGGAGGATGGTTCAGGACACGATGGTGAGTTTTTAAGACTTACGTGGAGCTTTAGATTTAAggatgaaaataaacaagTTATGGAATTCTGTATTAAGCTGTATTGGCATACAAAACACTTGAGATCTTTGTTAAATACTGAAAAGGAGTATTCACTATTAAAAACCAATTTACTTGAAGTTCCCAATCCCTTTATCAATTTAATGGAAGGCGATTTATTCGCATATAGACTTAGGATTTTGTTCAAacaatcaaatatttcaatatatatGGAGCCACTAAAAAATACCCTTCCTGGCTCAAATTCACTCTTTGGAAGACCAACTCAGGTACTGAGTATTCaacatattaatattgatatttgtTTACCTTTGCATACTTCGTCATGTTTTATTCATCTACTAAGACATAATGATCACGCAAGATTCGAAAAGGAGAAAGAATTTAAGGTTTTTAAATGGTGTCATATAAGTTCCTCTAATAATTCAGATGTAATTTCTCAGCTAGCAAACTCTTGCAGCATGGGAGCGTCTTCAAGTACAAACTataactttaatttattaaaaaacgTCTCGTTAAATTCTTATCTAAGTGGAATAAGCTTTGATCATCATATATTTAGATTAAGAATTATCCAGAAATTTGATTGGCCGTTACCACTTTTATTcacaaaaaagaatatgGAACATTACTATAAtctatttgatttttattgGCTATTTTTCAGAACATATAATGGGCTTGAAAGGATTTGGAGAGAGGCTTTCAATCTAAGATATGGAAATAGAAGAGGGGCATTCacttcattttctattgAACATCCAGTGAACcatttttggaattatattttttactG is drawn from Cryptosporidium parvum Iowa II chromosome 4, whole genome shotgun sequence and contains these coding sequences:
- a CDS encoding possible gamma-tubulin complex 4 is translated as MNETGFESYINQISNILNESFPHIQSQLEGFLEKFRREISFIMYESIILRSQNNIAHKFAYKNLFSQNIKLIRNLYFLGYSDIFLQLDNSIFYKNLSYDDSQTRNTNFTEQSEFISNTWKELLSLFKLGNITSSIHNDFSNSRINLCCDTFDLFNFNLNELELIDMFNCSLTNNNILLFGGKSEMHADQYLHSENEKLKNEGDEGHEDYISEDFGITDCNFDFPYENFHAISISRVKWPIRIIDGFNHILECVSSVNVVSSLLFAASNSIPFIGDGICTSQEDGSGHDGEFLRLTWSFRFKDENKQVMEFCIKLYWHTKHLRSLLNTEKEYSLLKTNLLEVPNPFINLMEGDLFAYRLRILFKQSNISIYMEPLKNTLPGSNSLFGRPTQVLSIQHINIDICLPLHTSSCFIHLLRHNDHARFEKEKEFKVFKWCHISSSNNSDVISQLANSCSMGASSSTNYNFNLLKNVSLNSYLSGISFDHHIFRLRIIQKFDWPLPLLFTKKNMEHYYNLFDFYWLFFRTYNGLERIWREAFNLRYGNRRGAFTSFSIEHPVNHFWNYIFYCRWVLQVTIGEYYSFLQHFVVEQSFRDFLDKVKEEQDFENIIQKHNDLVQTLILKSGFLLPSILNPLTSILVLTGEWSYSIFREISRWNDSSEFIEANYTFSNAEEIKFPWDSDEWQSIINSTINFMNNFILLWDNLCSEISIVSSNIQYQHFSLLLSIFNNHKWNIDIPDLNNANNRKAFPYGSFGPSHSDYNYGDDEYREETVTHSVVDRSEDFESDNYTDSREEDNSDNYFNSQDDLEDDYDNELDLFRGEFNEYNNNNDNDENNNENKQSQYSPHMLDGTNNSYIELINSKLSATYLKTNKIEYNSYQSS